Proteins encoded by one window of Streptomyces sp. NBC_01571:
- a CDS encoding glycine hydroxymethyltransferase: MSEPLSTESTAFRSALDVIRAVEPRVADAIGQEVADQRAMLKLIASENYASPATLLAMGNWFSDKYAEGTVGRRFYAGCRNVDTVEALAAEHARELFGAEHAYVQPHSGIDANLVAFWAVLAARVEAPALAKAGVRNVNDLSEADWAELRQAFGNQRMLGMSLDAGGHLTHGFRPNISGKMFDQRSYGTDPATGLIDYEALRVSAREFKPMIIVAGYSAYPRLVNFRIMREIADEVGATLMVDMAHFAGLVAGKVLTGDFDPIPHAQIVTTTTHKSLRGPRGGMVLCDESLAEQVDRGCPMVLGGPLPHVMAAKAVALAEARRPEFRDYAQAVVDNARALAEGLMRRGATLVTGGTDNHLNLIDVASSYGLTGRQAESALLDSGIVTNRNAIPADPNGAWYTSGIRIGTPALTTRGLGTAEMDEIAGLIDRVLTVAEPGTTAKGSPSKAQHVLDPKISDEISHRATDLLAPFPLYPEIDLG; encoded by the coding sequence ATGTCCGAGCCCCTGTCCACCGAGTCCACCGCCTTCCGCAGCGCCCTCGACGTGATCCGGGCGGTGGAGCCCCGCGTCGCGGACGCCATCGGCCAGGAGGTCGCCGACCAGCGCGCCATGCTCAAGCTGATCGCGTCCGAGAACTACGCGTCCCCGGCAACCCTGCTGGCCATGGGCAACTGGTTCAGCGACAAGTACGCCGAGGGCACCGTCGGCCGCCGCTTCTACGCCGGCTGCCGCAACGTCGACACCGTCGAGGCCCTCGCCGCCGAGCACGCCCGCGAACTCTTCGGCGCCGAGCACGCCTACGTCCAGCCGCACTCCGGTATCGACGCCAACCTCGTCGCCTTCTGGGCCGTCCTCGCCGCCCGCGTCGAGGCCCCGGCCCTCGCCAAGGCCGGCGTCCGCAACGTCAACGACCTCTCCGAGGCCGACTGGGCCGAACTGCGCCAGGCCTTCGGCAACCAGCGCATGCTCGGCATGTCCCTGGACGCCGGCGGTCACCTCACCCACGGTTTCCGCCCGAACATCTCCGGCAAGATGTTCGACCAGCGCTCCTACGGCACCGACCCCGCCACCGGCCTCATCGACTACGAGGCCCTGCGCGTCTCCGCCCGCGAGTTCAAGCCGATGATCATCGTCGCCGGGTACTCCGCCTACCCCCGCCTGGTGAACTTCCGGATCATGCGGGAGATCGCCGACGAGGTCGGCGCGACGCTGATGGTCGACATGGCGCACTTCGCCGGTCTCGTCGCCGGCAAGGTCCTCACCGGCGACTTCGACCCGATCCCGCACGCCCAGATCGTCACCACCACCACCCACAAGTCGCTGCGCGGCCCGCGCGGTGGCATGGTCCTGTGCGACGAGTCCCTCGCCGAGCAGGTCGACCGCGGCTGCCCGATGGTCCTCGGCGGCCCGCTCCCGCACGTCATGGCCGCCAAGGCCGTCGCACTCGCCGAGGCCCGCCGCCCCGAGTTCCGCGACTACGCCCAGGCCGTCGTCGACAACGCCCGCGCCCTCGCCGAGGGGCTGATGCGCCGCGGCGCCACGCTGGTCACCGGCGGCACCGACAACCACCTGAACCTGATCGACGTCGCCTCCTCCTACGGCCTCACCGGCCGCCAGGCCGAGTCCGCGCTGCTCGACTCGGGCATTGTCACCAACCGCAACGCCATCCCCGCCGACCCCAACGGCGCCTGGTACACCTCGGGCATCCGCATCGGTACGCCCGCCCTGACCACCCGTGGTCTGGGCACGGCCGAGATGGACGAGATCGCCGGCCTGATCGACCGCGTCCTCACCGTCGCCGAGCCCGGCACCACCGCCAAGGGCAGCCCGTCCAAGGCCCAGCACGTCCTGGACCCGAAGATCTCCGACGAGATCTCCCACCGCGCCACCGATCTGCTGGCTCCCTTCCCGCTCTACCCGGAGATCGACCTCGGCTGA
- a CDS encoding RNA polymerase sigma factor produces MRTREGGRIVVDEAVVIARVRAGEPEAYAELVRAHTGIAIRAARALGAAADAEDVVQQAFLKAYCALGRFRDGAAFKPWLLSIVANETRNTVRTAARQRTLAGREAAFTEADPLIPESVDPAAAALGAERRAALLAALDQLSEEHRLVVTYRYLLEMDEPETAEALGWPRGTVKSRLNRALRKLGRLLPGFEPGEPREGGDAHD; encoded by the coding sequence GTGAGGACGCGGGAGGGGGGCCGCATCGTCGTCGACGAGGCCGTGGTGATCGCACGCGTACGCGCCGGGGAGCCGGAGGCGTACGCGGAGCTGGTCCGCGCCCACACGGGCATCGCGATCAGGGCGGCCCGGGCGCTCGGAGCGGCTGCGGACGCGGAGGACGTGGTGCAGCAGGCCTTCCTCAAGGCGTACTGCGCGCTGGGGCGCTTCCGGGACGGCGCGGCGTTCAAGCCGTGGCTGCTCTCGATCGTCGCCAATGAGACGAGGAACACAGTGCGCACGGCGGCGCGGCAGCGGACGCTGGCCGGCCGCGAGGCGGCGTTCACCGAAGCGGACCCGCTGATACCGGAGTCGGTGGACCCGGCGGCGGCCGCACTCGGGGCGGAGCGGCGGGCGGCCCTGCTGGCGGCCCTCGATCAGCTGAGCGAGGAGCACCGGCTCGTCGTGACCTACCGCTATCTCCTGGAGATGGACGAACCGGAGACGGCCGAGGCCCTGGGCTGGCCCCGTGGCACCGTGAAATCCCGCCTGAACCGCGCCCTGCGCAAGCTCGGCCGACTGCTGCCGGGCTTCGAGCCGGGCGAGCCCCGGGAAGGGGGTGACGCGCATGACTGA
- the trpS gene encoding tryptophan--tRNA ligase, with translation MASDRPRVLSGIQPTAGSFHLGNYLGAVRQWVALQESHDAFYMVVDLHAITVPQDPADLRANTRLATAQLLAAGLDPERCTLFVQSHVPEHAQLAWIMNCLTGFGEASRMTQFKDKSAKQGSDRASVGLFTYPILQVADILLYQANEVPVGEDQRQHIELTRDLAERFNGRFGETFTVPKPYILKETAKIFDLQDPSIKMSKSASTPKGLINLLDDPKATAKKVRSAVTDTDTVIRYDTELKPGVSNLLTIYSTLTATGVAELEEKYAGKGYGALKTDLAEVMVDFVSPFRERTQQYLDDPETLDSILAKGAEKARAVAGETLAQAYDRVGFLPAKH, from the coding sequence ATGGCCTCTGATCGTCCCCGCGTGCTCTCCGGAATCCAGCCCACGGCAGGCTCGTTCCACCTCGGCAACTACCTCGGCGCCGTGCGCCAGTGGGTGGCCCTGCAGGAGTCCCACGACGCGTTCTACATGGTCGTCGACCTGCACGCGATCACCGTTCCGCAGGATCCGGCGGACCTGCGCGCCAACACCCGGCTCGCCACCGCCCAGCTGCTGGCCGCGGGTCTCGACCCGGAGCGCTGCACGCTCTTCGTCCAGAGTCATGTCCCCGAGCACGCCCAGCTGGCCTGGATCATGAACTGCCTCACCGGATTCGGCGAGGCGTCCCGCATGACCCAGTTCAAGGACAAGTCCGCCAAGCAGGGGTCCGACCGTGCCTCAGTCGGCCTCTTCACGTATCCGATCCTGCAGGTCGCGGACATTCTGCTGTACCAGGCCAACGAGGTCCCGGTGGGTGAGGACCAGCGCCAGCACATCGAGCTGACCCGCGATCTCGCCGAGCGCTTCAACGGCCGGTTCGGCGAGACCTTCACGGTCCCGAAGCCGTACATCCTCAAGGAGACGGCGAAGATCTTCGATCTTCAGGACCCGTCGATCAAGATGAGCAAGTCGGCCTCCACGCCCAAGGGCCTCATCAACCTCCTCGACGACCCGAAGGCGACGGCCAAGAAGGTCAGGAGCGCGGTCACCGACACGGACACCGTCATCAGGTACGACACCGAGCTCAAGCCCGGTGTCAGCAACCTGCTGACCATCTACTCGACCCTCACCGCGACCGGTGTCGCGGAACTGGAGGAGAAGTACGCCGGCAAGGGCTACGGTGCGCTGAAGACGGACCTCGCCGAGGTCATGGTCGATTTCGTGTCGCCGTTCCGGGAGCGCACCCAGCAGTATCTGGACGACCCGGAGACGCTGGACTCGATCCTGGCCAAGGGGGCCGAGAAGGCCCGCGCCGTGGCCGGGGAGACGCTCGCCCAGGCGTACGACCGGGTGGGTTTCCTGCCCGCCAAGCACTGA
- a CDS encoding 2'-5' RNA ligase family protein, whose translation MGTVTIGVSIAVPEPHGSLLQERRAGFGDPAACGIPTHVTLLPPTEVDASALPAIEAHLLEVAAAGRPFPMRLRGTGTFRPLSPVVYVRVVEGAEACTWLQKQVRDASGPVARELHFPYHPHVTVAHAIDDAAMDRAYEELAGYEAQWPCTGFALYEQGTDSVWRKLREYAFGGAVVPPQACAPADQDTTLTA comes from the coding sequence GTGGGGACCGTAACGATCGGAGTGTCGATCGCGGTCCCGGAGCCTCACGGCAGCCTGCTCCAGGAGCGGCGCGCGGGCTTCGGTGACCCCGCGGCTTGTGGCATTCCCACACACGTCACCCTGCTGCCTCCGACGGAGGTGGACGCCTCGGCGCTGCCCGCGATCGAGGCGCACCTCCTGGAGGTCGCGGCCGCCGGGCGCCCCTTCCCGATGCGACTGCGCGGCACGGGCACCTTCCGGCCGCTGTCGCCCGTCGTCTACGTCCGGGTCGTGGAGGGCGCCGAGGCCTGCACCTGGCTGCAGAAGCAGGTCAGGGACGCGTCGGGGCCGGTGGCCCGCGAGCTCCACTTCCCGTACCACCCGCACGTCACCGTGGCGCACGCCATCGACGACGCGGCGATGGACCGGGCCTACGAGGAGCTCGCCGGGTACGAGGCCCAGTGGCCGTGCACCGGGTTCGCCCTCTACGAGCAGGGCACCGACAGCGTCTGGCGCAAGCTGCGCGAGTACGCGTTCGGGGGCGCTGTCGTCCCGCCGCAGGCCTGCGCGCCCGCGGACCAGGACACGACGCTGACGGCCTGA
- a CDS encoding decaprenylphospho-beta-D-erythro-pentofuranosid-2-ulose 2-reductase: MKDAFGAPQSLLILGGTSEIALATARRLIARRTHTVWLAGRPSAALERDAEHLRELGADVRTVAFDALDCESHEAVLGKVFAEGDLDMVLLAFGVLGDQARDEREPLAAARIAQTNYTGAVSAGLVCARSLQTQGHGSLVVLSSVAGERARRSNFIYGSSKAGLDAFAQGLGDALYGTGVHVMVVRPGFVRTKMTAGLDDVPLSTTPEAVAAAIEVGLRRRSETVWVPGALRLVMSALRHVPRTVFRRLPI; encoded by the coding sequence ATGAAGGACGCCTTCGGTGCACCCCAGTCCCTGCTGATCCTCGGCGGCACGTCCGAGATCGCGCTCGCCACGGCACGCCGTCTGATCGCCCGCCGCACCCACACGGTATGGCTCGCGGGACGGCCGTCGGCGGCCCTGGAACGGGACGCCGAGCACCTGCGCGAACTCGGCGCGGACGTCCGTACCGTCGCCTTCGACGCACTCGACTGCGAGTCCCACGAGGCGGTGCTCGGCAAGGTCTTCGCCGAGGGCGACCTCGACATGGTGCTGCTCGCCTTCGGGGTCCTCGGCGACCAGGCACGCGACGAGCGGGAGCCGCTGGCCGCGGCACGGATCGCGCAGACCAACTACACGGGCGCCGTGTCCGCGGGGCTGGTGTGCGCGCGATCCCTCCAGACGCAGGGGCACGGCTCGCTGGTGGTGCTCTCCTCGGTCGCGGGCGAGCGCGCCCGCCGCTCCAACTTCATCTACGGGTCCAGCAAGGCGGGCCTGGACGCCTTCGCCCAGGGCCTGGGCGACGCGCTCTACGGCACCGGCGTCCATGTGATGGTCGTACGCCCCGGCTTCGTCCGCACGAAGATGACGGCCGGCCTCGACGACGTCCCCCTGTCCACCACACCGGAGGCGGTCGCGGCGGCCATCGAGGTGGGGCTGCGCCGTCGCTCGGAGACCGTGTGGGTGCCGGGGGCGCTGCGGCTGGTGATGTCGGCGCTGCGGCACGTACCGCGGACGGTGTTCCGGCGGCTGCCGATCTGA
- a CDS encoding FAD-binding protein, translated as MPADTTADAGSDTASDTGSAPPPAPRRVSVPVTTETVTVTGWGRTAPTAARLVRPRSYAEAAAAVRMCGARGGIARGLGRAYGDAAQNAGGAVLDMTGLDRVHTIDAACGTVLCDAGVSLHRLMEVLLPLGWFVPVTPGTRHVTVGGAIGADIHGKNHHGSGSFSRHVLSFDLLTADGGIRTVDRGSPLFDATTGGMGLTGVILSATVRLLPVETSLMSVDTERATDLDDLMARLTATDHRYRYSVAWIDLLARGRSTGRSVLTRGEHAPLDALPARARRQPLAFRPGRLPAAPAFVPDGLLGRTTVGLFNEFWYRRAPRARTGQLQTIPAFFHPLDGVPHWNRIYGRAGFVQYQFVVGHGREETLRRIVRRISERGCPSFLAVLKRFGTADPGWLSFPMPGWTLALDIPADLPGLGTFLDELDEEVAGADGRVYLAKDARLRPELLDRMYPRLAEFRRLRAELDPRGVFTSDLSRRLGLQCHDRQRSPRHSEPARRPTPPPSRS; from the coding sequence ATGCCCGCCGACACCACCGCCGACGCCGGCTCAGACACCGCATCCGACACCGGCTCCGCTCCCCCTCCCGCCCCCCGGCGCGTCTCCGTCCCCGTCACGACCGAGACCGTCACCGTCACGGGATGGGGCCGCACCGCCCCCACCGCCGCGCGCCTCGTACGCCCGCGCAGCTACGCGGAGGCGGCCGCCGCGGTCCGGATGTGCGGGGCGCGCGGAGGCATCGCACGGGGGCTCGGCCGCGCGTACGGCGACGCGGCGCAGAACGCGGGCGGGGCCGTGCTCGACATGACGGGCCTGGACCGCGTCCACACCATCGACGCCGCCTGCGGCACCGTGCTGTGCGACGCCGGGGTGAGCCTGCACCGGCTGATGGAGGTCCTGCTCCCGCTCGGCTGGTTCGTACCGGTCACGCCCGGCACCCGCCATGTGACGGTCGGCGGGGCGATCGGCGCGGACATCCACGGCAAGAACCACCACGGCTCGGGCTCCTTCTCCCGCCATGTGCTCTCCTTCGACCTGCTGACCGCGGACGGCGGGATCCGGACCGTGGACCGCGGCAGCCCCCTCTTCGACGCCACCACCGGCGGCATGGGCCTGACCGGCGTCATCCTGTCCGCGACCGTCCGGCTCCTGCCGGTGGAGACCTCGCTGATGTCCGTCGACACCGAACGCGCGACGGACCTGGACGACCTGATGGCCCGCCTCACCGCCACCGACCACCGCTACCGCTACTCGGTCGCCTGGATCGACCTGCTCGCGCGCGGCCGGTCGACGGGGCGCTCGGTGCTGACGCGGGGCGAGCACGCGCCGCTCGACGCCCTGCCCGCCCGTGCGCGCAGACAGCCGCTCGCGTTCCGTCCCGGCCGGCTTCCGGCCGCGCCCGCCTTCGTGCCGGACGGGCTCCTCGGCCGGACCACGGTCGGCCTCTTCAACGAGTTCTGGTACCGCAGGGCGCCCCGCGCGCGCACCGGGCAACTGCAGACGATCCCGGCCTTCTTCCACCCCCTCGACGGGGTGCCGCACTGGAACCGGATCTACGGGCGCGCCGGCTTCGTGCAGTACCAGTTCGTCGTCGGACACGGCCGGGAGGAGACCCTGCGCCGGATCGTGCGGCGTATCTCGGAGCGCGGCTGCCCCTCCTTCCTCGCCGTCCTCAAGCGCTTCGGAACGGCCGACCCCGGCTGGCTGTCCTTCCCGATGCCCGGCTGGACCCTCGCCCTGGACATCCCGGCGGACCTGCCAGGCCTCGGCACCTTCCTCGACGAACTGGACGAGGAGGTGGCCGGGGCGGACGGGCGCGTCTACCTCGCCAAGGACGCACGGCTGCGGCCCGAGCTGCTCGACCGGATGTACCCACGGCTGGCCGAGTTCCGGCGGCTGCGCGCCGAATTGGACCCGCGCGGCGTGTTCACCTCGGACCTGTCCCGTCGGCTCGGACTCCAGTGCCACGACAGGCAACGTTCGCCCCGGCACTCGGAACCGGCACGTCGCCCCACGCCCCCACCCTCTAGGAGCTGA
- a CDS encoding phosphatase PAP2 family protein: MDDLDDMDRRLLSAFHACGTDPRVAAVARALSWSGEHGALWLAAGLTGAAVDRGRRGAWLRGTALTGTAHLASMGVKRIVRRPRPAHPAPLVRTAGRHSFPSSHATSATAAAVVFGRLGVRAVPPLAAVMCVSRLVVGVHYPSDVVAGAALGALTAWLGVRGTETGHG; this comes from the coding sequence ATGGACGACCTTGACGACATGGACCGCCGGCTGCTGTCGGCATTCCACGCGTGCGGCACGGATCCACGGGTCGCGGCGGTCGCGCGCGCCCTGTCCTGGAGCGGGGAGCACGGCGCGCTGTGGCTGGCGGCCGGACTCACGGGGGCGGCGGTCGACCGGGGGCGGCGCGGTGCGTGGTTGCGCGGCACCGCGCTCACCGGTACCGCTCACCTCGCCAGCATGGGCGTGAAGCGGATCGTTCGCCGTCCGCGCCCCGCGCATCCGGCACCCCTGGTCCGTACGGCCGGGCGTCACTCGTTCCCCAGTTCGCACGCCACCTCGGCGACGGCCGCCGCGGTCGTGTTCGGACGGCTCGGTGTCCGGGCGGTGCCGCCGCTCGCGGCCGTCATGTGCGTCTCACGGCTGGTCGTCGGCGTCCATTACCCCTCCGACGTCGTCGCGGGCGCGGCCCTCGGAGCCCTGACGGCGTGGCTGGGCGTCCGGGGGACGGAGACCGGCCATGGCTGA
- a CDS encoding decaprenyl-phosphate phosphoribosyltransferase: MAERTVLLEHRGTPPVPARTGSLALGLLKTARPRQWVKNLLVAAAPAAAGQLFSRHALAQLTLVFVLFTACATAVYLINDARDAVADRAHPVKRHRPVAAGQVPVRVAYTVGGVLAVLGPALAAWLSSPVTAALLTAYLGMQLAYCVSLKHVLVVDLVVVTTGFLMRAMIGGLALGIPLSRWFLITTGFGALFMVSAKRYSEAVQVAGTAGVTRALLTEYTTGYLRFVWQLAAGVSVLGYCLWALERGGVPSGGVLPWRQLSMVAFILAVLRYAVFADRGTAGEPEDVVLRDRPLALIGLVWLAMYGLAVANW; encoded by the coding sequence ATGGCTGAGCGCACGGTGCTCCTGGAGCACCGCGGCACCCCGCCCGTGCCCGCGCGCACGGGCAGCCTCGCGCTCGGCCTGCTGAAGACCGCCCGTCCCCGTCAATGGGTGAAGAATCTGCTGGTGGCGGCGGCTCCGGCGGCCGCCGGGCAGCTCTTCTCCCGGCACGCGCTGGCCCAACTCACCCTCGTCTTCGTCCTGTTCACGGCCTGCGCCACCGCCGTGTACCTGATCAACGACGCCCGGGACGCCGTCGCCGACCGCGCCCACCCGGTCAAACGCCACCGTCCGGTCGCCGCGGGCCAGGTCCCGGTCCGGGTCGCCTACACCGTCGGGGGTGTCCTCGCCGTCCTCGGCCCCGCCCTCGCCGCCTGGCTGTCCTCCCCGGTCACCGCGGCGCTGCTGACCGCCTACCTCGGCATGCAACTGGCCTACTGCGTCAGCCTCAAGCACGTCCTGGTCGTGGATCTCGTCGTCGTGACGACCGGATTCCTCATGCGGGCGATGATCGGCGGCCTCGCCCTCGGCATCCCGCTCTCGCGCTGGTTCCTGATCACCACGGGTTTCGGCGCGCTGTTCATGGTGTCGGCGAAACGCTACTCCGAGGCCGTCCAGGTGGCCGGGACGGCGGGGGTCACACGCGCGCTGCTCACCGAGTACACCACCGGTTACCTGCGCTTCGTCTGGCAGCTGGCGGCCGGGGTCTCCGTCCTCGGCTACTGCCTGTGGGCCCTGGAGCGCGGCGGCGTGCCCAGCGGCGGTGTGCTGCCCTGGCGCCAGCTGTCGATGGTCGCCTTCATCCTGGCCGTGCTGCGGTACGCCGTCTTCGCCGACCGGGGCACCGCCGGCGAACCCGAGGACGTCGTACTGCGCGACCGGCCGCTCGCCCTGATCGGCCTGGTGTGGCTGGCGATGTACGGGCTCGCGGTCGCCAACTGGTGA
- a CDS encoding YihY/virulence factor BrkB family protein produces the protein MDWLRKLPIVGPLVTRLMATHAWRSYERLDRVKWTRLAAAMTFVSFVALFPLLTVAAAVGAATLTVHQQKQLQDKIAEQVPGISDQLDINTLVQNAGTIGVIAGAVLLLTGIGWVGQMRDCLRAVWELPDSEENPLLRKLVDGGVLVGLGGAVLVTIGASAAASTTVGWTARLFGVDENGWGGGLLQAAAFGVAVLADFLLLLYLLTLLPGVQPSRRRLVVAALIGAAGFELLKLLLSSYMRGIASKSMYGAFGVPVALLLWINFTAKLLLFCASWTATEHEEPEHDDPASEDPEPETGAPGGSGSEEISGAGASGPAAATGG, from the coding sequence ATGGACTGGCTGAGAAAGCTCCCGATCGTGGGCCCTTTGGTCACGCGCCTGATGGCCACGCACGCATGGCGGTCGTACGAGCGGCTGGACCGGGTGAAGTGGACACGGCTCGCCGCCGCGATGACCTTCGTCAGTTTCGTGGCGCTCTTCCCGCTGCTGACCGTCGCCGCCGCGGTCGGCGCCGCGACGCTCACCGTCCATCAGCAGAAACAGCTCCAGGACAAGATCGCCGAGCAGGTGCCGGGGATCTCCGACCAGCTGGACATCAACACACTCGTGCAGAACGCGGGCACGATCGGCGTCATCGCGGGCGCCGTCCTGCTGCTCACCGGCATCGGCTGGGTCGGCCAGATGCGGGACTGTCTGCGCGCGGTCTGGGAGCTTCCCGACAGCGAGGAGAACCCCCTGCTGCGCAAGCTCGTGGACGGGGGTGTCCTCGTCGGGCTCGGCGGCGCGGTGCTCGTCACCATCGGTGCCTCCGCCGCCGCCTCCACGACGGTCGGCTGGACGGCCCGGCTGTTCGGCGTCGACGAGAACGGCTGGGGCGGCGGGCTGTTGCAGGCCGCCGCGTTCGGAGTCGCCGTGCTCGCCGACTTCCTGCTGCTCCTGTACCTGCTGACGCTGCTGCCGGGCGTCCAGCCGTCCCGTCGCCGGCTCGTCGTCGCCGCCCTCATCGGCGCCGCGGGCTTCGAACTGCTCAAACTGCTGCTCAGCAGCTATATGAGGGGCATCGCGTCGAAGAGCATGTACGGCGCCTTCGGAGTGCCCGTGGCGCTGCTCCTGTGGATCAACTTCACCGCGAAACTGCTGCTGTTCTGCGCGTCCTGGACGGCGACGGAGCACGAGGAACCGGAGCACGACGACCCGGCGTCCGAGGACCCGGAGCCCGAGACCGGCGCGCCGGGCGGCTCCGGGTCCGAGGAGATCAGCGGCGCCGGCGCATCAGGTCCGGCAGCGGCCACCGGCGGTTGA
- a CDS encoding D-alanyl-D-alanine carboxypeptidase family protein, with amino-acid sequence MPVIKKTIKRSLLVTSATLLSLSLTAAPVLAADEPSPSPTPSATPPADMSTVGGARLGLPGTQADLGSGAPVLPKDVTARSWIVTDAESGAVLAAHNAHWRLPPASTLKMLFADTLLPKFPRTERHKVAVTDLADIGEGSSLVGIKEDETYTVHDLWLGVFLRSGNDAVHVLSAMNGGVARTVEDMQTHADDLQALDTHVVSPDGYDQKGQVSSAYDLTLFARSGLQKKDFREYCSTVRAKFPGETKKDKKGKTSRESFEIQNTNRLLTGDSDISTYQGIAGVKNGNTTNAGATFTGVAERNGKVLLVTVMNPEKHEHNEVYKEAAQLLDWGFKAADKVTPVGELVPPRSAGTSTQAGSTPSGGPSSGTGKGSTAPVAASAGAKDGSSGVGIALAVAGGLLVLLAGSAFLVNRRWPLPDLMRRRR; translated from the coding sequence GTGCCCGTCATCAAGAAGACCATCAAGCGATCGTTGTTGGTCACATCCGCCACCCTGTTGTCCCTTTCGCTGACGGCCGCTCCGGTCCTGGCCGCCGACGAGCCCTCACCGTCGCCGACGCCGAGCGCCACTCCCCCGGCGGACATGTCGACGGTGGGCGGCGCGCGGCTCGGCCTGCCCGGGACCCAGGCCGACCTGGGCAGCGGCGCCCCCGTGCTGCCGAAGGACGTCACCGCGCGCTCCTGGATCGTCACCGACGCCGAGTCAGGCGCCGTCCTGGCCGCGCACAACGCGCACTGGCGGCTGCCCCCGGCGAGCACCCTGAAGATGCTCTTCGCCGACACGCTGCTACCGAAGTTCCCCCGGACCGAACGGCACAAGGTCGCCGTCACCGACCTCGCGGACATCGGCGAGGGCTCCAGCCTGGTGGGGATAAAGGAGGACGAGACGTACACGGTGCACGACCTGTGGCTCGGGGTGTTCCTGCGCTCGGGCAACGACGCCGTGCACGTGCTGTCCGCGATGAACGGCGGCGTCGCGCGGACGGTCGAGGACATGCAGACGCACGCCGACGACCTGCAGGCCCTGGACACGCACGTGGTCAGCCCCGACGGCTACGACCAGAAGGGCCAGGTGTCCTCGGCGTACGACCTGACGCTGTTCGCCCGTTCCGGGCTGCAGAAGAAGGACTTCCGGGAGTACTGCTCGACGGTGCGGGCGAAGTTCCCCGGGGAGACGAAGAAGGACAAGAAGGGCAAGACCAGCCGTGAGTCCTTCGAGATCCAGAACACCAACCGGCTGCTCACCGGCGACAGCGACATCTCCACGTACCAGGGCATCGCGGGCGTGAAGAACGGCAACACCACCAACGCGGGGGCGACCTTCACCGGTGTCGCCGAACGGAACGGCAAGGTTCTGCTGGTCACCGTGATGAACCCGGAGAAGCACGAGCACAACGAGGTCTACAAGGAGGCCGCGCAGCTGCTCGACTGGGGCTTCAAGGCCGCGGACAAGGTCACGCCGGTGGGTGAGCTGGTACCGCCGAGGAGCGCGGGCACCAGTACGCAGGCGGGCTCGACCCCCTCGGGCGGCCCCTCGTCCGGCACGGGCAAGGGATCGACGGCGCCGGTGGCCGCCTCCGCGGGGGCCAAGGACGGCTCGAGCGGGGTCGGGATCGCGCTGGCCGTCGCCGGCGGCCTCCTGGTGCTGCTGGCCGGCAGTGCCTTCCTGGTCAACCGCCGGTGGCCGCTGCCGGACCTGATGCGCCGGCGCCGCTGA
- a CDS encoding SCO4848 family membrane protein has translation MKLSRPVSWFLLAFGVWSWIIWITFVKNLWKDGSGLAFDDAGDPTAYFWVHLTLAVVSFVLGTVVGAIGFRGLRALRQTS, from the coding sequence ATGAAGCTCAGCCGCCCCGTCTCCTGGTTCCTGCTCGCCTTCGGGGTGTGGAGCTGGATCATCTGGATCACTTTCGTCAAGAACCTGTGGAAGGACGGCAGCGGGCTCGCGTTCGACGACGCGGGGGATCCGACGGCGTACTTCTGGGTGCATCTGACGCTCGCCGTAGTCTCCTTTGTCTTGGGGACGGTCGTCGGAGCCATCGGGTTCCGCGGGCTGCGCGCCTTGCGGCAGACGTCATAG